Proteins found in one Acidobacteriota bacterium genomic segment:
- a CDS encoding acetamidase/formamidase family protein, whose amino-acid sequence MRMTMAAACLLAAATASAETIKFTPSRGEQTFAVREPVLRVKPGDTVETRTFTQPGDYYERQGGAWPGEVGPFFIEGATPDDTLVVRILKVRPNRATAVSQHNPNGISAVAADARTRMLNDPLPARRFVWQLDLTKLTGAIDIPGSRSRRFEVALRPMLGRLAVAPAGEEAFGGLWPGNFGGNMDTADAREGTTVYLPVFHDGAYFYFGDGHALQGDGEICGSGLETTMDVTLQFDLIKGRRIRWPRMEDADDIMVAGSGRPLVDAFRIAQVELIEWLVADYGFDKIDAYQIVSQAGHSRVANVVDPNYTVMAKFPKRLLPK is encoded by the coding sequence ATGCGCATGACGATGGCGGCTGCCTGCCTGCTCGCGGCAGCAACGGCTTCGGCCGAAACGATCAAGTTCACTCCCTCGCGGGGCGAGCAGACTTTTGCCGTGCGGGAGCCCGTCCTTCGGGTGAAGCCGGGCGACACGGTGGAAACCCGCACGTTCACGCAGCCCGGCGACTACTACGAGCGGCAAGGGGGCGCGTGGCCCGGAGAGGTCGGCCCGTTCTTCATCGAGGGGGCGACGCCGGACGACACGCTCGTGGTGCGCATCCTCAAGGTCCGGCCGAACCGCGCCACCGCGGTCTCGCAGCACAACCCGAACGGGATCAGCGCGGTCGCGGCCGATGCGCGGACGCGGATGCTGAACGATCCGCTCCCCGCCCGCCGTTTCGTCTGGCAGCTCGATCTGACGAAGCTCACCGGCGCGATCGACATTCCCGGCTCGCGATCCAGGCGGTTCGAGGTCGCGCTGAGGCCCATGCTCGGGCGCCTTGCCGTCGCGCCCGCCGGCGAGGAGGCATTCGGCGGTCTCTGGCCGGGCAACTTCGGCGGCAACATGGATACGGCGGACGCGCGCGAGGGCACCACTGTGTACCTGCCCGTGTTCCACGACGGTGCGTACTTCTACTTTGGCGACGGCCACGCGCTCCAGGGTGACGGCGAGATCTGCGGCTCCGGCCTCGAGACGACGATGGACGTGACGCTGCAGTTCGATCTGATCAAGGGGCGGCGCATCCGCTGGCCGCGGATGGAGGACGCAGACGACATCATGGTGGCCGGCAGCGGGCGGCCGCTCGTCGACGCGTTCCGGATCGCGCAGGTGGAGCTGATCGAATGGCTCGTGGCCGACTACGGTTTCGACAAGATCGACGCGTACCAGATCGTCTCGCAGGCCGGGCACTCGCGCGTGGCGAACGTCGTCGATCCGAATTACACCGTCATGGCGAAGTTCCCGAAGCGGCTGCTGCCCAAATAA
- a CDS encoding MFS transporter produces MLDAFDVMLYALVLASLMTDLGMTKATAGLLGSATLIASAAGGLIFGVIADRYGRTRALVGSILIYSVFTAASGLAQTVLQLAVFRALLGIGMGGEWASGAALVSETWPAAHRGKALGLMQSAWAVGYAAAAAVTAVVLPLWGWRAVFFVGVLPALFTIWIRRRVEEPVLWQRTREQAAPRGSLAAIFRGPLGRLTLAVTLMNACTMFAWWGFNLWIPAYLSLPPSAGGIGLAPHVMSGFIIAMQVGMWFGYVTFGFVSDSFGRKRTYIVYLVTAAVLIFSYGLTRTPWVLLVLGPFVAFFGTGYFTGFGAVTAEIYPTGIRATAQGFTYNLGRIASAVAPFLVGRVAETRGFGFALAMASVAFLLAAVTWIWIPETRGREL; encoded by the coding sequence ATGCTCGACGCGTTCGACGTGATGCTGTACGCCCTCGTCCTCGCCTCCCTCATGACCGACCTCGGGATGACGAAGGCCACCGCGGGGCTGCTCGGCTCCGCGACGCTCATCGCGTCCGCCGCGGGAGGGCTGATCTTCGGCGTCATCGCAGACCGGTACGGCCGCACGCGCGCGCTGGTGGGCAGCATCCTCATTTACTCGGTGTTCACCGCCGCGAGCGGCCTCGCGCAGACGGTGCTGCAGCTGGCCGTGTTCCGCGCGCTCCTCGGGATCGGGATGGGCGGCGAGTGGGCGAGCGGCGCCGCGCTCGTCTCCGAGACGTGGCCGGCCGCACACCGCGGAAAGGCGCTCGGGCTGATGCAGAGCGCGTGGGCGGTCGGCTATGCCGCGGCGGCCGCGGTCACCGCGGTGGTGCTCCCCCTGTGGGGCTGGCGGGCCGTGTTCTTCGTCGGCGTGCTTCCAGCCCTGTTCACGATCTGGATCCGCCGCCGGGTGGAAGAGCCGGTGCTGTGGCAGCGCACGCGGGAGCAGGCCGCGCCCCGGGGATCGCTGGCCGCGATATTCCGCGGACCGCTCGGCCGCCTGACGCTCGCGGTCACGCTGATGAACGCGTGCACCATGTTCGCCTGGTGGGGATTCAACCTCTGGATCCCCGCATACCTTTCGCTGCCCCCGTCGGCGGGCGGCATCGGCCTCGCGCCGCACGTGATGTCCGGCTTCATCATCGCCATGCAGGTCGGCATGTGGTTCGGCTACGTGACGTTCGGATTCGTCAGCGACAGCTTCGGCCGCAAGCGGACCTACATCGTCTATCTGGTGACGGCGGCGGTGCTCATCTTCAGCTACGGCCTCACGAGAACTCCCTGGGTGCTCCTCGTGCTGGGCCCGTTCGTCGCGTTCTTCGGCACCGGTTACTTCACGGGGTTCGGCGCGGTGACCGCGGAGATCTATCCCACCGGGATCCGCGCGACCGCGCAGGGCTTCACGTACAATCTCGGGCGGATCGCGAGTGCGGTCGCGCCGTTTCTCGTGGGGCGCGTCGCCGAGACGCGCGGCTTCGGCTTCGCGCTCGCGATGGCATCCGTCGCATTTCTGCTGGCGGCAGTGACGTGGATATGGATCCCGGAAACGCGCGGCCGCGAGCTGTGA
- a CDS encoding enoyl-ACP reductase encodes MADMKGQRGLIVGVANRRSIAWAIAQAAAEAGARLALTYQGERLAENVRELSEGLEDPLLMPLDVTSDEQIAQTYEAIGREFGGLDFLVHGAAFAPREELSAPFLHTSREGFRVALDVSAYSLIALSRGAVPLMERRGGGSIVTLTYIGSQRVFPNYNVMGVAKAALECSVRYLASELGPQNIRVNAISAGPIKTLAASGISGFSNILQTYRDRTPLRRTVEASEVADAAMFLLGPGGRAVTAEVLLVDGGYHAMGI; translated from the coding sequence ATGGCTGATATGAAGGGGCAGCGTGGGCTGATTGTCGGCGTTGCCAACAGGCGCTCGATTGCCTGGGCCATCGCGCAGGCGGCGGCCGAGGCGGGCGCGCGGCTCGCGTTGACGTACCAGGGGGAGCGGCTCGCGGAGAACGTGCGCGAGCTGTCCGAGGGGCTCGAGGACCCGTTATTGATGCCGCTCGACGTGACCAGCGACGAGCAGATCGCACAGACCTACGAGGCGATCGGCCGGGAGTTCGGCGGGCTTGATTTCCTCGTGCACGGCGCGGCGTTCGCGCCGCGCGAGGAGCTGTCCGCGCCGTTCCTGCACACGAGCCGCGAGGGGTTCCGCGTGGCGCTCGACGTCAGCGCGTACTCGCTCATCGCGCTATCCCGTGGCGCGGTGCCGCTCATGGAGCGACGCGGCGGCGGCAGCATCGTCACGCTCACCTACATCGGGAGCCAGCGCGTGTTCCCCAACTACAACGTGATGGGGGTGGCCAAGGCGGCGCTGGAATGTTCGGTCCGGTATCTCGCGTCCGAGCTGGGGCCGCAGAACATCCGGGTGAACGCGATCTCGGCGGGCCCGATCAAGACGCTGGCCGCCTCGGGGATCTCGGGTTTTTCGAATATCCTGCAGACGTACCGCGACCGCACGCCGCTGAGGCGTACCGTGGAGGCTTCCGAGGTGGCGGATGCGGCGATGTTCCTGCTCGGCCCTGGTGGGCGCGCCGTCACGGCTGAGGTTCTTCTCGTCGACGGCGGCTACCACGCCATGGGGATCTGA
- a CDS encoding BON domain-containing protein: MKTRRVLVSVLLACAMLAPVTVGTISCGKTVGETIDDATITTRVKTALLNDPDVGGLRIDVDTTVGVGTLSGVVKSQAEADKAVAVARKIGGVKDVKSTLQVNP, encoded by the coding sequence ATGAAGACGCGCCGCGTTCTCGTGTCCGTTCTGCTTGCGTGCGCGATGCTCGCGCCGGTGACCGTCGGCACGATCAGCTGCGGAAAGACCGTGGGCGAGACCATCGATGACGCGACGATCACCACGCGCGTGAAGACCGCGCTGCTCAACGATCCCGACGTCGGCGGCCTGCGCATCGACGTGGACACGACCGTCGGTGTCGGGACGCTCTCGGGCGTGGTCAAGAGCCAGGCCGAAGCCGACAAGGCGGTCGCCGTCGCGCGCAAGATCGGCGGCGTCAAAGACGTCAAGTCGACGCTGCAGGTGAATCCTTGA
- a CDS encoding FAD-dependent oxidoreductase has product MPALTARVRSNTRATPTTRLLTIDAPAQPFEYKAGQWARVGVNAAGARPYSIASAPSEAPEKGIQFLVRADGSGVELAALRRGAVVHVEGPHGRFCLPDEFFTWPDALFVAGGTGIAPIRAMLVEALRRPLHPACRLVYSARNSDEFAFLRELRQPARSGAIRLALTATREAHSRWKGLSTRVNRPLLETILDTPDTHAFICGPEGFVTDVRRALEHLGVRRIRTEEQ; this is encoded by the coding sequence GTGCCCGCTCTCACCGCCCGCGTGCGCAGCAACACGCGGGCGACTCCCACCACTCGCCTCCTGACCATCGATGCGCCGGCGCAGCCGTTCGAGTACAAGGCCGGCCAGTGGGCGCGCGTCGGCGTGAATGCCGCCGGCGCCCGGCCGTACTCAATCGCCAGTGCGCCGTCAGAGGCGCCGGAGAAGGGGATCCAGTTCCTGGTGCGGGCGGACGGCTCCGGCGTGGAGCTGGCGGCGCTTCGACGGGGCGCCGTCGTGCACGTCGAAGGGCCGCACGGCCGCTTCTGCCTGCCCGACGAGTTCTTCACCTGGCCGGACGCGCTGTTTGTCGCGGGGGGGACGGGCATCGCACCGATCCGCGCGATGCTGGTCGAGGCGCTCCGGCGTCCGTTGCATCCTGCCTGCCGGCTCGTTTACAGCGCGCGCAACTCGGATGAATTCGCGTTCCTGCGCGAGCTGCGGCAGCCGGCGCGCAGCGGGGCGATCCGCCTGGCGCTGACCGCCACGCGCGAGGCGCACAGCCGGTGGAAGGGGCTCTCGACCCGCGTCAACCGGCCGCTGCTGGAGACGATCCTCGACACGCCCGACACGCACGCCTTCATCTGCGGGCCCGAGGGGTTCGTCACCGACGTGCGCCGGGCGCTGGAACACCTCGGCGTCAGGCGGATACGGACCGAGGAGCAGTGA
- a CDS encoding diguanylate cyclase yields MFRDLPVFARLYVGAVVALGASFILLLFLQFPTAGFRSSAIFLMLLVLSSLTSMFKVQLPLTRSGSTMSVSYAVDFASLLLLGPYPTMLVAAASAWSQCTFRIRERNPLYRTLFSMACLAVTVQGAGHVYLWLGGTPGVVALSHLPKPLVGAATTYFVLNTATIATAIALSTRQPLFKVWNENFLWSAPSYFVGAVAAAVAAWFVQSSRLWFVPLAIAPLYLTYRTYKVYLGRIEDERRHVQQMSELHLATIEALALAIDAKDQTSQTHIRRVQLYAASLARALGMSENEIQGVKTAALLHDIGKLAVPEHILSKPGPLTQEEFQKIRAHPKVGAEIIGTVPFPYPVAPLILSHHERWDGKGYPHGLKGEEVPLGARILSVVDYFDALMAERPYHKAMGQEAAVALLRQEAGKGLDPVIVDKFIEMLPGLQKEAATLEQQIVRRLSLDAEPSDIRPATGLSPGPTKKKNVFEDIALAHREIYALYEIAQAMGTSLGVADTMALIAAKLTNLVPFSCCALFLYHEDSDTLRCAFATGMDAELVQQLEVRSGEGLTGWVARNRRPLVNARPSADLEAAGRDGATALQSALVCPLVFNEKFIGTLTVYHTHPAFYTDDHRRLLDRISEQASAVINNSVVFETTREDSLTDPLTGLPNTRFLFMHLSRELARAERLKGEVSLLVMDLDHFKDINDNHGHHIGDRALCEVARVLRTAIRPYDICVRYAGDEFIVVLSGCAADEAEGKRLELQRAVDEVYFEARPGKRLPLGISIGCAVFPQDGESYETLLATADSRMYQDKALRKRGAAEGVLLEPPEWTATISHFDVERAAAGVL; encoded by the coding sequence GTGTTCCGGGATCTGCCGGTCTTCGCGCGCCTCTACGTTGGCGCTGTCGTCGCACTCGGCGCGAGCTTCATCCTCCTCCTGTTCCTGCAATTCCCCACGGCCGGTTTCCGCAGCTCCGCGATCTTCCTGATGCTGCTGGTGCTGTCCTCGCTCACCTCGATGTTCAAGGTGCAGCTGCCGCTCACCCGCAGCGGCTCGACGATGTCCGTGTCGTACGCCGTGGACTTCGCATCGCTCCTCCTGCTCGGGCCGTACCCGACGATGCTCGTGGCGGCGGCGAGCGCGTGGAGCCAGTGCACGTTCCGCATCCGCGAGCGCAACCCGCTGTACCGCACGCTGTTCAGCATGGCGTGCCTGGCGGTCACGGTGCAGGGGGCCGGGCACGTGTACCTGTGGCTCGGCGGGACGCCGGGAGTTGTGGCGCTGAGCCATCTGCCGAAGCCGCTGGTCGGCGCCGCGACGACCTACTTCGTCCTGAACACGGCGACGATCGCGACCGCGATCGCGCTCTCCACCCGGCAGCCCCTCTTCAAGGTCTGGAACGAGAACTTCCTGTGGAGCGCGCCGAGCTACTTCGTCGGCGCCGTGGCCGCCGCGGTCGCCGCGTGGTTCGTGCAGTCCTCGCGCCTCTGGTTCGTGCCGCTCGCGATCGCGCCGCTGTATCTCACGTATCGCACCTACAAGGTGTACCTGGGCCGCATCGAGGACGAGCGGCGCCACGTGCAGCAGATGTCGGAGCTGCACCTGGCGACGATCGAGGCGCTGGCTCTCGCGATCGATGCGAAGGACCAGACCTCGCAGACGCACATCCGGCGCGTGCAGCTCTACGCGGCGTCGCTGGCGCGCGCGCTCGGCATGTCGGAGAACGAGATCCAGGGGGTGAAGACCGCCGCGCTCCTGCACGACATCGGCAAGCTTGCCGTGCCCGAGCACATCCTCTCGAAGCCGGGCCCGCTGACGCAGGAGGAGTTCCAGAAGATCCGCGCGCACCCCAAGGTGGGCGCCGAGATCATCGGCACGGTCCCCTTCCCCTATCCCGTGGCCCCGTTGATCCTCAGCCACCACGAGCGATGGGATGGCAAGGGGTACCCGCACGGCCTCAAGGGAGAAGAGGTGCCGCTCGGCGCGCGCATCCTCTCGGTCGTCGACTACTTCGACGCGCTGATGGCGGAGCGGCCGTACCACAAGGCGATGGGGCAGGAAGCGGCTGTCGCGCTGCTGCGCCAGGAGGCTGGCAAGGGGCTCGACCCGGTGATCGTGGACAAGTTCATCGAGATGCTGCCCGGGCTGCAGAAGGAGGCGGCGACGCTCGAGCAGCAGATCGTGCGCCGCCTGAGCCTTGACGCCGAGCCCTCCGACATCCGCCCGGCGACGGGGCTCTCGCCCGGGCCGACGAAGAAGAAGAACGTCTTCGAGGACATCGCGCTGGCGCACCGCGAGATCTACGCGCTCTACGAGATTGCGCAGGCGATGGGGACCAGCCTTGGCGTGGCGGACACGATGGCGCTCATCGCCGCCAAGCTGACGAACCTCGTGCCGTTCTCGTGCTGCGCGCTGTTCCTGTACCACGAGGACTCGGACACGCTGCGCTGCGCGTTCGCGACGGGCATGGACGCCGAGCTGGTGCAGCAGCTCGAGGTGCGGAGCGGCGAAGGGCTCACGGGCTGGGTCGCCCGCAACCGCCGGCCGCTGGTGAACGCGCGGCCGAGCGCCGACCTCGAGGCCGCGGGTCGCGACGGCGCGACGGCGCTGCAGTCGGCCCTCGTCTGCCCGCTGGTCTTCAACGAAAAGTTCATCGGCACGCTGACCGTCTACCACACGCACCCGGCGTTCTACACCGACGATCATCGGCGCCTGCTCGACCGGATCTCGGAACAGGCATCAGCCGTCATCAACAACTCGGTCGTCTTCGAGACGACCCGCGAAGACTCGCTGACCGACCCGCTGACGGGCCTGCCGAACACGCGCTTCCTGTTCATGCATCTGAGCCGCGAGCTGGCGCGCGCCGAGCGGCTGAAGGGCGAGGTCTCGCTGCTCGTCATGGACCTCGATCACTTCAAGGACATCAACGACAACCACGGCCACCACATCGGCGACCGCGCGCTCTGCGAGGTCGCGCGCGTGCTGCGCACCGCCATCCGGCCGTACGACATCTGCGTCCGCTACGCCGGCGACGAGTTCATCGTCGTGCTCTCGGGCTGCGCCGCCGACGAGGCGGAAGGCAAGCGGCTGGAACTGCAGCGCGCGGTGGACGAGGTGTACTTCGAGGCCCGGCCCGGGAAGCGCCTGCCGCTCGGCATCAGCATCGGCTGCGCGGTGTTCCCGCAGGACGGCGAGTCGTACGAGACCCTGCTCGCCACGGCTGACAGCCGCATGTACCAGGACAAGGCCCTCCGGAAGCGCGGCGCGGCCGAGGGCGTGCTTCTGGAGCCGCCGGAGTGGACCGCGACCATCAGCCACTTCGACGTCGAGCGCGCGGCGGCAGGGGTACTCTAG
- a CDS encoding M20/M25/M40 family metallo-hydrolase gives MTLLSGAIAAIVVSASAVPAGEPLRQQVSTYVTAHQREIVRELVELLSIPNVAPDAANIRRNAEHLRAMFAKRGFTAGLLETSGNPLVHAELRVPGATRTLLLYSHYDGQPVNPAAWKQKDPWTPVLRRGRLQDGAGDVAWPDVTAFEPDWRVYARSASDDKSPIVMILTAIDALKANGLQPTSNIRVILDGEEEAGSPSLVPAITQYRDKLAADLMLIFDGPIHTSGRPTIAFGARGILTGTLTIYGPRSGVHSGNYGNWIPNPALRLAHLLASMKDDRGRVQVAGFYDGVQPLPDEERALVAAVPDDSERMLRAFGVAAPEAAGRSLQEGLQTPTLNIRGLASAFVGAGARTIIPDRAVAEIDIRLVKETRAADLRARVDAHLRAQGYHLLDREPNDAERATHARLASMVWDASATEAFRTPPLHPQARALAAALERAYGAPPVQIRTLGGTVPIAPFIDALGFPAALVPTVNFDNNQHEENENLRLGHFFDGIVTAAAVLRM, from the coding sequence ATGACGCTCCTCTCAGGTGCCATCGCCGCGATTGTTGTTTCGGCGAGCGCCGTTCCCGCGGGCGAGCCCCTCCGCCAACAGGTTTCCACGTACGTCACCGCCCACCAGCGCGAGATCGTGCGCGAGCTGGTCGAATTGCTCTCGATTCCGAACGTCGCCCCGGACGCGGCGAACATCCGCCGCAACGCCGAGCACCTGCGGGCGATGTTCGCGAAGCGTGGTTTCACTGCCGGGCTGCTCGAAACCTCCGGCAACCCGCTCGTGCACGCGGAGCTGCGCGTGCCCGGAGCGACACGCACCCTGCTCCTGTACAGCCACTACGACGGCCAGCCGGTGAATCCAGCGGCGTGGAAGCAGAAGGATCCATGGACGCCCGTTCTGCGCCGCGGCCGCCTGCAGGACGGGGCGGGCGACGTCGCGTGGCCGGACGTCACGGCGTTCGAGCCCGACTGGCGCGTGTACGCGCGGTCGGCCTCCGACGACAAGTCGCCGATCGTGATGATTCTCACGGCAATCGACGCGCTGAAGGCGAACGGCCTGCAGCCCACCTCCAACATCCGCGTGATTCTCGACGGCGAGGAGGAGGCCGGCTCTCCCAGCCTCGTTCCCGCCATCACGCAGTACCGCGACAAGCTCGCCGCCGACCTGATGCTGATCTTCGACGGGCCGATCCACACCAGCGGACGGCCTACGATCGCCTTCGGCGCGCGCGGAATTCTCACCGGGACCCTCACCATCTACGGCCCGAGATCCGGCGTCCACAGCGGCAACTACGGCAACTGGATCCCCAATCCCGCGCTGCGGCTCGCGCACCTGCTGGCGTCCATGAAAGACGACCGCGGCCGGGTGCAGGTCGCCGGGTTCTACGACGGCGTGCAGCCGCTCCCGGACGAGGAACGCGCGCTCGTGGCCGCCGTGCCGGACGATTCGGAGCGCATGCTGCGCGCCTTCGGCGTGGCGGCACCCGAGGCGGCGGGCCGCAGCCTGCAGGAGGGGCTGCAGACCCCGACGCTCAACATCCGCGGCCTCGCGAGCGCGTTTGTCGGCGCGGGCGCGCGAACCATCATCCCCGACCGCGCGGTCGCGGAGATTGACATCCGGCTCGTGAAGGAGACACGCGCCGCGGATCTTCGCGCCAGGGTCGACGCCCACCTCCGCGCGCAGGGTTACCACCTGCTGGACCGCGAGCCGAACGACGCGGAACGCGCGACCCACGCGCGCCTCGCGTCGATGGTGTGGGACGCCAGCGCCACGGAAGCCTTCCGGACCCCGCCGCTCCATCCCCAGGCTCGCGCGCTGGCGGCGGCGCTCGAACGCGCCTACGGCGCTCCCCCGGTGCAGATCCGGACGCTCGGCGGCACGGTGCCGATCGCTCCGTTCATCGACGCGCTGGGGTTTCCCGCCGCGCTCGTCCCGACGGTGAATTTCGACAACAACCAGCACGAGGAAAACGAGAACCTGCGCCTCGGGCACTTCTTCGACGGCATCGTGACCGCTGCCGCCGTGCTGCGGATGTGA
- a CDS encoding LamB/YcsF family protein: MASRVTVDLNCDMGESFGPWPMGDDGALMASITSANIACGFHGGDPAVMRRTVRLARSHGVAVGAHPGLPDLVGFGRREMQVSPDEVEGMVLYQLGALAAIVRAEGATLRHVKPHGALYNMAVRDSLLADAIARAVRAFDSSLILFGLAGSPMLASAEAAGLRVASEVFADRAYERDGSLASRRIAGAVIHDPAVVAARAVRMVRDGNVVATSGEVVSLRADTICIHGDTPGAAALARTVRHALEEAGVVVASLPANKT; encoded by the coding sequence ATGGCGAGCCGGGTCACGGTCGATCTCAACTGCGACATGGGGGAGTCCTTCGGCCCCTGGCCGATGGGCGACGATGGGGCGCTGATGGCGAGCATCACGTCGGCCAACATCGCCTGCGGATTTCACGGCGGGGATCCCGCGGTGATGCGGCGGACCGTCCGCCTCGCACGCTCGCACGGCGTGGCCGTGGGGGCACACCCCGGTCTCCCGGACCTGGTGGGATTCGGCCGCCGCGAGATGCAGGTCAGCCCGGACGAGGTCGAGGGCATGGTGCTGTACCAGCTTGGCGCGCTGGCGGCGATTGTCCGCGCCGAAGGGGCGACGCTGCGGCACGTCAAGCCACACGGTGCGCTCTACAACATGGCCGTTCGCGACAGCTTGCTGGCCGATGCGATCGCCCGTGCCGTGCGGGCGTTCGATTCCTCATTGATCCTCTTCGGTCTCGCCGGCTCGCCGATGCTCGCATCGGCTGAAGCGGCGGGGCTTCGCGTGGCGTCCGAGGTGTTCGCGGACCGTGCGTACGAGCGGGACGGGTCGCTCGCGTCGCGCCGAATCGCCGGTGCGGTGATCCACGATCCCGCGGTCGTGGCCGCGCGCGCGGTGCGGATGGTCCGCGACGGGAACGTCGTGGCCACGAGCGGCGAGGTGGTTTCGCTGCGGGCGGACACAATCTGCATCCATGGCGACACGCCCGGCGCCGCGGCGCTCGCGCGCACGGTGCGCCACGCGCTCGAAGAGGCGGGCGTCGTCGTCGCCTCGCTGCCGGCGAACAAGACTTGA
- a CDS encoding sigma-54-dependent Fis family transcriptional regulator has protein sequence MDPVSVSERRDMPSELEARFQSLVQSPLRAGLLRFLRSRPGEAFDIEALMQTFGRMRLDVDNCMRELVAFGLVQRAGSSAHPRYAFHAPDSDTVRTLLEDFFQARVTVSHEDRSPAVQRFREMIGRDEKMLIIFEWIRTAAKSDISVLILGPTGSGKEVVARMIHELSRRGSNKFQAVNCAALPDTLFESEIFGYEKGAFTGAHERKPGRLELANNGTLFLDEIGDLSIVAQAKLLRVLAERRFERLGGNHSIEVNFRLISATNRPLDQFVRESRFREDLFYRVNAFSIRLPSLRERAIDIPVLAQRFLARYCVNNGLPVDAKMFSKETVDLLMQYHWPGNIRELESTVSRAALSSSETLIKPHDVEFLHAPEAVAEPSPDRLPTLREAERAHIRLVLDSVDGNKKQAARILDISRGTLYRKILEYSLETSPTGSSRNRTSTAAQDE, from the coding sequence ATGGATCCGGTGAGCGTGTCGGAGCGCCGCGACATGCCGAGCGAGCTCGAAGCGCGCTTCCAGTCGCTCGTGCAGTCCCCCTTGCGCGCCGGGCTGCTCCGGTTCCTGCGCTCGCGCCCGGGCGAGGCGTTCGACATCGAGGCGCTGATGCAGACGTTCGGGCGCATGCGTCTCGACGTGGACAACTGCATGCGCGAGCTGGTGGCGTTCGGCCTCGTGCAGCGCGCCGGCAGCTCCGCGCACCCGCGCTATGCCTTCCACGCACCGGACTCGGACACCGTCCGCACGCTGCTCGAGGACTTCTTCCAGGCGCGGGTCACCGTCAGCCACGAGGATCGCTCGCCGGCGGTGCAGCGGTTCCGCGAGATGATCGGCCGCGACGAGAAGATGCTGATCATCTTCGAGTGGATCCGCACCGCGGCGAAGTCCGACATCTCGGTGCTCATCCTGGGACCGACCGGCTCGGGCAAGGAAGTGGTCGCGCGAATGATCCACGAGCTGAGCCGGCGCGGCTCGAACAAGTTCCAGGCGGTCAACTGCGCGGCGCTGCCCGACACGCTCTTCGAATCCGAGATCTTCGGCTACGAGAAAGGCGCGTTCACGGGCGCCCACGAACGCAAGCCGGGACGCCTCGAGCTGGCCAATAACGGCACGCTGTTCCTCGACGAGATCGGCGACCTGTCGATCGTGGCGCAGGCCAAGCTGCTGCGGGTGCTCGCGGAACGCCGTTTCGAGCGGCTGGGCGGCAACCATTCGATCGAGGTGAACTTCCGCCTGATCTCGGCGACCAACCGCCCGCTCGATCAGTTCGTGCGCGAGAGCCGCTTCCGCGAGGACCTGTTCTACCGCGTCAACGCGTTTTCGATCCGCCTGCCGTCGCTGCGCGAGCGCGCGATCGACATTCCCGTGCTGGCGCAGCGCTTCCTCGCACGGTACTGCGTGAACAACGGCCTCCCGGTGGATGCGAAGATGTTCTCGAAGGAGACCGTCGATCTCCTGATGCAATACCACTGGCCCGGCAACATCCGGGAGCTGGAAAGCACGGTCTCGCGTGCGGCGCTCTCCTCGTCCGAGACGCTCATCAAGCCGCATGACGTCGAGTTCCTGCACGCGCCGGAAGCCGTGGCGGAACCGTCGCCGGACCGCCTGCCCACGCTGCGCGAGGCGGAGCGCGCTCACATCAGGCTCGTGCTCGACAGCGTGGACGGGAACAAGAAGCAGGCGGCCCGCATCCTCGATATCAGCCGCGGCACGCTGTACCGGAAGATCCTGGAATACAGTCTTGAAACTTCACCGACAGGATCGTCCCGAAACAGGACATCCACCGCCGCGCAGGACGAGTAG